A window from Bos indicus isolate NIAB-ARS_2022 breed Sahiwal x Tharparkar chromosome 1, NIAB-ARS_B.indTharparkar_mat_pri_1.0, whole genome shotgun sequence encodes these proteins:
- the LOC109562345 gene encoding olfactory receptor 5K3-like encodes MTEDNHSLTTEFILIGFTNHPELKTLLFQVFFIIYLITMVGNLGLVALIVTEHRLHTPMYIFLGNLALMDSCCSCAITPKILENLFSKDRMISLYECMAQFYCLCLAETTDCFLLAAMAYDRYVAICKPLQYHTMMSKKLCIQMTTGAYIAGNIHPTIHVGLLFRLTFCKSHQINHFLCDVLPLYRHSCVDPYINELMIFIFAGSVLVFTITTVIISYLFILFTIFKMKSKEGKGKALSTCASHFLSVSIFYGSLLFMYIRPNSVNDEDKDIPVAIFYTLVIPLLNPFIYSLRNKEVINAMKKIIKNL; translated from the coding sequence ATGACTGAGGATAACCACTCCTTGACAACAGAGTTTATCCTGATAGGATTTACAAATCATCCAGAGCTGAAGACCCTTCTGTTTCAGGTGTTCTTTATCATCTATCTGATCACCATGGTGGGAAATCTTGGCCTGGTGGCACTGATAGTCACAGAGCATCGTCTTCACACACCAATGTACATCTTTCTGGGGAATCTCGCGCTGATGGATTCCTGTTGTTCCTGTGCCATTACCCCAAAGATACTAGAGAACCTCTTTTCTAAAGACAGAATGATTTCCCTCTATGAATGCATGGCACAATTTTATTGTCTCTGCCTTGCTGAAACTACAGATTGCTTTCTCCTGGCAGCAATGGCCTATgatcgctatgtggccatctgcaaaccacTGCAGTACCACACCATGATGTCaaagaaactctgcattcagatgaccACAGGGGCCTACATAGCTGGAAACATTCATCCCACGATTCACGTAGGACTTCTGTTTAGGCTAACTTTCTGTAAGTCTCATCAAATCAATCACTTTTTGTGTGATGTCCTTCCATTATACAGACACTCTTGTGTGGATCCTTATATCAATGAATTGATGATATTCATCTTTGCAGGGTCAGTTTTAGTCTTCACTATTACCACAGTAATAATCTCttacctttttattcttttcacaaTTTTCAAGATGAAATCCAAAGAGGGAAAAGGCAAAGCCTTATCTACATGTGCATCccattttctctctgtctcaatATTCTATGGTTCCCTTCTTTTCATGTATATTCGACCAAATTCAGTTAATGATGAAGATAAAGATATACCTGTTGCTATTTTTTATACTCTGGTGATTCCCTTGTTAAACCCATTTATTTATAGTCTAAGAAATAAGGAAGTCATAAAtgctatgaaaaaaattataaagaatttatAA